A single genomic interval of Stieleria maiorica harbors:
- the uvrA gene encoding excinuclease ABC subunit UvrA, translated as MTLLSQSPPKQPPTDAKHISVRGCRVHNLRDVDLDLPRGKLIAFCGLSGSGKSSLALDTLHAEGQRCYIESFSAYTRQFLQRLDKPDCDSITGIPPAVAVTRAGGSKTNRSTVGTATEIADHLRLLFAKCATLYCTGCGREVREDDPTTIAEELAAASGRAMIGFQVWLPNRKSGGEILLGLQRAGYLRLILGGQSFHLSDSDRSALAKQIGRKGAECIVVVDRVSGQTDLSRLTESLETAMDEGHGRAVVLTDAPPKGPPSGDSPTDEMTVPGRLTQIDGRDWILRVISDQRRCDQCDLDYPDPVPRLFNFNNPLGACETCEGFGELVDVDMDLVVPDPTLSIAEGAIAPWNTPSYRHELEELLALAGDYDLPTDVPYNKLKKKHLKLIQRGVPERDFGGLDGFFAWLDRKKYKMHIRIFASRYRSYRTCDGCDGRRYNASALAYKIADRTIADLLEMPATAAADFFRGAPLEPRQREIAAEPLRQISDRIGYLESVGLGYLQLNRPLRTLSGGETQRVALTAALGGNLVNMLYVLDEPTAGLHPKDVRRLSESIGSLRDRGNTVIVVEHNETMIETADRVVEIGPGAGRDGGCVVFEGTPKQMLRNRDSLTGQFLSGKRGHTLRHHDPRAARGHITLRGAHGHNLQNVTVDFPLGVLCVVTGVSGSGKSSLVQDTLLEAIRHEKLHQAAKPLPYQSVSGLGQIQDCVSVDQSPISRSPRSCPVTYLKAFDPIRKVFADSVEARARGLTPSHFTFNSAKGQCPECEGTGVLEIDMQFLADVSMQCPECHGTRFRDDILKARYRDRSIAEVLAMSSREAYDFFRGAAKVQARLKRMIDVGLGYLSLGQPATTLSSGEGQRLKLAAFLASAKRKRTLFVMDEPTTGLHFEDLIRLVDCFDALIADGHSLLVVEHNPLLMLSADHIIDLGPGGGDAGGRVIAEGTPAEIANCTESETGKVLAEEIRRGE; from the coding sequence TTGACCTTGCTCTCTCAATCCCCCCCAAAACAGCCCCCCACGGACGCCAAACACATCTCGGTCCGCGGCTGCCGCGTCCACAACTTGCGCGATGTCGATTTGGATCTGCCCCGTGGCAAACTGATCGCCTTTTGCGGGCTTTCGGGCAGCGGCAAGAGTTCGCTTGCGCTCGACACGCTGCACGCCGAGGGCCAACGCTGTTACATCGAGAGCTTTTCGGCCTACACGCGTCAATTCCTTCAGCGGCTGGATAAACCCGATTGCGATTCGATCACCGGGATTCCCCCGGCGGTGGCGGTGACGCGCGCCGGCGGGTCGAAAACGAATCGCAGCACCGTGGGGACGGCGACCGAGATCGCCGACCACCTGCGTCTGCTGTTTGCCAAATGCGCCACGCTGTACTGCACCGGGTGCGGCCGCGAAGTCCGGGAGGACGATCCCACGACGATCGCGGAAGAACTGGCCGCGGCATCCGGGCGTGCGATGATCGGGTTCCAGGTCTGGTTGCCCAATCGCAAATCCGGCGGCGAGATCTTGCTGGGGTTGCAACGGGCCGGCTATCTGCGGCTGATCTTGGGCGGCCAATCCTTTCATCTGTCCGATTCCGACCGGTCCGCACTGGCCAAGCAGATCGGCCGCAAAGGCGCCGAATGCATCGTCGTGGTCGATCGTGTTTCCGGCCAGACCGATCTGTCGCGACTGACCGAATCGCTGGAAACGGCGATGGACGAAGGGCACGGACGCGCGGTGGTCCTGACCGACGCCCCGCCCAAGGGCCCGCCCAGCGGTGATTCACCGACCGATGAAATGACGGTGCCCGGCCGACTCACTCAAATTGATGGCCGCGACTGGATCTTACGGGTGATCAGCGATCAACGTCGCTGCGATCAGTGCGACCTGGACTACCCGGACCCGGTGCCCCGGTTGTTCAATTTCAACAACCCTTTGGGGGCCTGCGAGACCTGTGAGGGGTTCGGCGAACTGGTCGACGTGGACATGGACCTGGTCGTTCCCGACCCGACGCTCTCCATCGCCGAGGGTGCGATCGCGCCCTGGAACACGCCGTCGTACCGACATGAGTTGGAGGAATTGTTGGCGCTGGCCGGCGACTACGACCTGCCGACCGACGTGCCGTACAACAAGCTGAAGAAGAAGCACCTAAAGCTGATCCAACGCGGCGTCCCGGAGCGCGACTTCGGCGGGCTGGACGGTTTCTTCGCCTGGCTGGATCGTAAAAAGTACAAGATGCACATCCGCATCTTTGCCTCGCGCTACCGCAGTTATCGAACCTGCGACGGATGCGACGGCCGTCGATACAACGCGTCGGCGCTCGCCTACAAGATCGCCGATCGGACGATCGCGGACCTGTTGGAGATGCCGGCAACCGCGGCGGCCGATTTCTTTCGTGGCGCACCGCTGGAACCCCGGCAACGCGAGATCGCTGCCGAACCCTTGCGTCAAATCTCCGATCGAATCGGATACCTGGAATCGGTCGGGCTGGGTTATCTGCAACTGAATCGTCCCCTGCGAACGCTCTCCGGCGGTGAAACACAGCGGGTCGCGTTGACCGCCGCCTTGGGCGGAAATCTGGTCAACATGTTGTACGTGTTGGATGAACCGACCGCAGGGCTGCACCCAAAAGACGTCCGCCGATTGTCCGAATCGATCGGTTCGCTGCGTGATCGCGGCAACACGGTCATCGTCGTCGAACACAACGAAACGATGATCGAAACGGCGGACCGCGTCGTCGAGATCGGTCCCGGGGCCGGTCGCGACGGGGGTTGCGTGGTGTTCGAAGGGACGCCGAAGCAAATGCTGCGCAACCGCGATTCGCTGACCGGTCAGTTTCTTTCCGGGAAGCGCGGACACACGTTGCGGCATCACGATCCCCGCGCCGCCCGCGGACACATCACCTTGCGGGGAGCCCACGGGCACAACCTGCAAAATGTCACCGTCGATTTTCCGCTCGGCGTATTGTGCGTCGTCACCGGTGTCTCGGGCAGCGGCAAAAGTTCGCTGGTCCAAGACACACTGCTGGAAGCGATCCGACACGAAAAACTGCACCAAGCCGCCAAGCCGCTTCCCTACCAATCGGTCAGCGGACTGGGACAGATTCAAGATTGCGTGTCGGTCGATCAATCCCCCATCAGCCGTTCCCCACGCAGTTGTCCGGTGACCTACCTGAAAGCATTCGATCCGATTCGAAAGGTGTTCGCCGACAGTGTCGAAGCGCGGGCGCGAGGGCTGACCCCAAGCCACTTCACGTTCAACAGCGCCAAGGGACAGTGTCCGGAATGTGAAGGCACCGGGGTGCTGGAGATCGACATGCAGTTTTTGGCCGATGTTTCGATGCAATGTCCGGAGTGTCACGGGACGCGGTTCCGGGATGACATTTTGAAGGCACGTTACCGCGACCGATCGATCGCCGAGGTGTTGGCGATGAGCTCACGCGAGGCGTACGACTTCTTTCGCGGCGCGGCGAAGGTCCAGGCGCGGCTGAAGCGGATGATCGATGTCGGCCTGGGCTACCTGTCGCTGGGCCAACCCGCCACCACACTCTCCAGCGGCGAAGGCCAGCGGTTGAAACTGGCTGCGTTCTTGGCATCGGCCAAACGCAAACGCACGTTGTTTGTGATGGACGAACCGACAACCGGATTGCACTTCGAGGACCTGATCCGGCTGGTCGATTGTTTCGATGCCCTGATCGCCGACGGACACTCGCTGTTGGTCGTCGAGCACAATCCCCTACTGATGCTCTCGGCCGACCACATCATCGACCTCGGTCCCGGCGGCGGCGACGCCGGAGGCAGGGTCATCGCCGAAGGCACCCCAGCGGAAATCGCCAACTGCACCGAAAGCGAAACCGGAAAGGTCTTGGCAGAAGAGATCCGGCGCGGGGAATGA
- a CDS encoding GxxExxY protein, translating to MPIEIGAKIRAVGKREFSQICYDVMGSVFAIRKEMGRVFNESVYHRKIRESFADTLYEVPIVVSHGQFTRRYALDSLFLGAAIFEWKSVDTLCDVHRAQLLNYLMLCEVRSGKLVNLRPEKIEQEFVNVALTRAQRQSFTLEIDSFSPSASLDRDWMQCMIDALRDCGTGLDQGLYLSLSDFFHGGADQSHSIATVTSGNMECGQQRIRANRTGDVIMISTLSQRLEEFERHSQLFLNHLDRDRLHWLNIGLHKVSFRTLHKAT from the coding sequence ATGCCGATTGAAATTGGGGCGAAGATCCGGGCTGTTGGGAAACGGGAGTTTTCTCAGATCTGTTATGACGTGATGGGCAGCGTGTTTGCGATCCGGAAGGAAATGGGACGCGTTTTTAATGAGTCCGTATACCATCGCAAAATCCGTGAATCCTTTGCTGACACGTTATATGAGGTTCCGATCGTTGTCAGCCACGGTCAATTTACGCGTCGATACGCTTTGGACTCGTTATTCCTGGGGGCCGCAATCTTTGAATGGAAATCGGTCGATACACTGTGCGATGTGCATCGCGCACAGCTCCTAAACTATCTGATGCTTTGTGAAGTGCGATCCGGCAAACTCGTTAACCTGCGTCCAGAAAAGATCGAGCAGGAGTTCGTCAACGTCGCTCTGACCCGAGCGCAACGACAATCTTTTACGTTGGAGATCGACAGCTTTTCGCCATCAGCAAGCTTGGATCGCGATTGGATGCAATGCATGATCGATGCCCTTCGAGACTGCGGCACGGGACTTGACCAAGGTCTCTATCTATCACTTTCAGACTTCTTTCATGGCGGTGCTGATCAATCACATTCCATCGCTACCGTCACATCTGGCAACATGGAATGTGGGCAACAAAGGATCCGCGCTAATCGGACGGGTGATGTGATCATGATCTCAACACTGTCCCAACGTCTCGAAGAATTCGAACGCCATTCTCAGCTCTTTCTGAACCACCTCGATAGGGATCGGCTTCACTGGCTGAACATCGGACTACACAAGGTCTCTTTCCGAACGCTCCACAAAGCGACTTAA
- a CDS encoding ABC transporter permease produces MKHKLSQSFLQYAGLVGVLVLLIAVFSVSSKNFFQTQTLVTIANSNPDLIFVSVGMTLVLIVAGIDLSVGSVLALGSAVIGVLMVRHEWGLPAAFAACLLVTSLCGLFNGFVSVWFSIPSFIVTLGMLEMARGGTKVITDSQTMYIGSRVESFGEPLAWIPLSPAFLVAVVVVIAGQFLLTRTVFGRYCVAIGTNEEAVRMSGIRTAPYTIATFVILGLLCGLAALSQTSRLSSADPNAAIGLELSAIAACVIGGTSLMGGRGSVVASFIGVLIIAVLQSGLAQLGVEDAIKQLITGAVIIAAVLLDALRSRWGGR; encoded by the coding sequence ATGAAACATAAGCTCTCTCAGTCGTTTTTACAGTACGCCGGGCTCGTAGGAGTGTTGGTGTTGTTGATCGCGGTGTTTTCGGTCAGCTCGAAGAATTTTTTTCAGACCCAGACGCTGGTCACGATCGCCAATTCCAATCCGGACTTGATCTTCGTTTCGGTCGGCATGACGTTGGTGTTGATCGTGGCTGGAATCGACTTGTCGGTCGGTTCGGTGCTGGCGCTCGGATCGGCGGTGATCGGCGTGCTGATGGTGCGGCACGAGTGGGGACTGCCGGCGGCGTTTGCGGCGTGCCTGCTGGTCACGTCGCTGTGCGGCTTGTTCAACGGGTTTGTCTCGGTGTGGTTTTCGATCCCGTCGTTTATCGTCACGCTGGGCATGTTGGAAATGGCCCGTGGCGGAACGAAGGTGATCACGGATTCCCAGACGATGTACATCGGCAGCCGAGTGGAATCGTTTGGGGAACCGCTGGCGTGGATTCCACTCTCGCCCGCGTTTTTGGTGGCTGTGGTCGTCGTGATCGCCGGACAATTCTTGCTGACGCGAACCGTTTTCGGGCGTTACTGCGTCGCCATCGGGACAAATGAAGAAGCGGTTCGGATGAGCGGGATTCGCACGGCACCGTACACGATCGCGACGTTTGTGATTCTGGGGTTGTTGTGCGGATTGGCGGCGCTGTCGCAAACCAGTCGGCTGTCCAGTGCAGACCCGAATGCGGCGATCGGGTTGGAGCTGTCGGCGATCGCTGCTTGTGTGATCGGGGGGACCAGTTTGATGGGCGGGCGCGGCAGTGTGGTGGCATCGTTCATCGGCGTGCTGATCATCGCCGTGCTGCAGTCGGGTTTAGCACAGCTGGGGGTGGAAGACGCGATCAAGCAGCTGATCACCGGCGCCGTCATCATCGCCGCCGTCCTGCTAGACGCCCTCCGCAGCCGCTGGGGAGGCAGGTAA
- a CDS encoding sugar ABC transporter ATP-binding protein: MSVLFDAVGMTKRYGRVTVLRDVDFDVRGGEIHALLGANGAGKSTLCKMIAGLADVTAGNMRIEGRQYAPAHKQAAESAGVQIIQQELNLIATLSVAENLLLNRLPSFAGIVQRRALHRQAREALNRLQLDHVDTHTPVADLGVGTQQVVEIAAALSRDCKLLILDEPTAALSGSETERLFDQLNQLRDRGVGMIYISHRLDEVKRIADRVTVLRDGQYVGTEDAASVSTDQMVERMSGDVATTPMRVRQAASIETVDDATGADQPAVLVVDRLCRGFVRDVSFAVHAGETLGIAGLVGSGRTELLRAIFGADRPESGSVSIAGAVSRQFLHPAQAVAAGLAMVTEDRKHNGLLLEQSIRCNTSLSAMVKRFSRFGVIKGAHEATVADQMCRAMETRCTDIEQVVASLSGGNQQKVAIAKWLTRDADVFLFDEPTRGIDVAARRKIYELFDSLASAGKGIVIVSSDLEELFDTCDRIAVMSAGRLVETRPRSLWSEDAILQASFAGHRTNEFADASGT; the protein is encoded by the coding sequence GTGAGCGTGTTGTTTGATGCGGTCGGCATGACCAAACGTTACGGTCGCGTGACCGTGCTGCGCGACGTCGACTTTGACGTCCGCGGCGGTGAAATCCACGCGTTGCTTGGTGCCAACGGCGCCGGCAAGTCGACGCTGTGCAAGATGATCGCCGGGCTGGCCGACGTCACCGCCGGCAACATGCGGATCGAGGGCCGGCAGTATGCCCCGGCGCACAAACAGGCCGCCGAATCGGCCGGTGTTCAGATCATCCAACAGGAATTAAATCTGATCGCGACCCTTAGCGTTGCCGAAAACCTGTTGCTCAATCGCCTCCCCTCGTTCGCCGGCATCGTGCAACGCCGTGCCTTGCATCGCCAAGCGCGCGAGGCGTTGAACCGGCTTCAGTTGGACCACGTGGATACCCACACGCCGGTCGCGGATCTGGGTGTCGGGACGCAGCAAGTGGTGGAAATCGCGGCCGCGCTTTCGCGTGATTGCAAGCTGTTGATCTTGGATGAACCCACCGCGGCGCTCAGCGGCAGCGAAACGGAACGATTGTTCGACCAACTGAATCAATTGCGTGATCGCGGCGTCGGCATGATCTACATTTCTCACCGACTGGACGAAGTCAAACGGATCGCCGATCGCGTCACCGTGCTCCGGGACGGCCAATACGTCGGCACTGAAGACGCCGCGTCGGTCTCGACCGACCAGATGGTGGAACGGATGAGTGGCGACGTGGCGACGACACCGATGCGCGTGCGGCAGGCCGCGTCGATCGAAACAGTCGACGATGCGACGGGTGCCGATCAACCGGCCGTGTTGGTCGTCGACCGACTTTGCCGCGGTTTCGTCCGTGACGTGTCGTTCGCAGTCCACGCCGGTGAAACGTTGGGCATCGCCGGGTTGGTCGGATCGGGGCGAACAGAATTGCTGCGAGCGATCTTTGGTGCCGACCGACCGGAATCGGGCAGCGTCTCGATCGCCGGGGCGGTCTCCAGGCAGTTCTTGCACCCGGCACAAGCCGTCGCGGCCGGACTGGCGATGGTCACCGAAGATCGCAAGCACAACGGGTTGCTTTTGGAGCAGTCGATCCGCTGCAACACGTCGCTCAGTGCGATGGTCAAACGGTTTTCCCGATTCGGCGTCATCAAGGGCGCTCACGAAGCGACCGTCGCCGACCAGATGTGTCGCGCCATGGAAACTCGCTGCACCGACATCGAACAGGTGGTCGCGTCGCTGAGCGGCGGAAATCAACAAAAGGTCGCGATCGCGAAATGGCTGACCCGCGACGCCGACGTGTTTTTGTTCGACGAACCGACCCGCGGGATCGATGTCGCCGCACGACGAAAAATCTATGAACTGTTCGATTCTCTGGCCTCGGCCGGCAAGGGCATCGTGATCGTCAGCAGTGATTTGGAAGAACTGTTTGACACCTGTGACCGCATCGCGGTGATGTCGGCCGGCCGGTTGGTGGAAACCCGGCCGCGGTCGTTGTGGTCCGAAGATGCCATTTTGCAAGCGAGTTTTGCGGGGCATCGAACGAATGAATTTGCAGACGCATCGGGAACATGA
- a CDS encoding sugar ABC transporter substrate-binding protein, with product MRHVLLTSLFAAVFAVAGCSSKSDTATTDPKASEGDARPKVALIMKSLANEFFSTMAEGAKSHQGEHADEYELIVNGIKDERDLSRQVALVDEMVAAGADAIVIAPADSKALVPALRKAINKGVVVINIDNQLDADVLASEEVAIPFVGPDNKAGAKKVGDYLAGKLSSGDKVAILEGIRTSFNAQQRLAGFESAMQAAGIEIVSSQSAEWEMAKANSIAASILSEHPDIKAILAANDSMALGAIAAVKSAGKAGDVLVVGFDNISAVQQAIRDGKILATADQYGGQLAVFGIETALQLINGETDDPSDVETPVDLVTAETL from the coding sequence ATGCGTCACGTTCTACTGACATCTCTGTTTGCCGCCGTCTTTGCCGTCGCCGGCTGTTCTTCGAAAAGCGACACCGCGACGACGGATCCGAAAGCGTCCGAAGGCGACGCGCGTCCGAAGGTCGCGTTGATCATGAAATCGTTGGCCAACGAGTTCTTTTCGACGATGGCCGAAGGGGCCAAGTCGCACCAAGGTGAACACGCCGATGAGTACGAATTGATCGTCAACGGCATCAAAGACGAACGCGATCTGAGCCGTCAGGTGGCTTTGGTCGACGAGATGGTGGCCGCCGGAGCCGACGCGATTGTGATCGCACCGGCCGATTCTAAAGCGTTGGTGCCTGCCCTGCGAAAGGCGATCAACAAAGGCGTCGTGGTGATCAACATCGACAACCAACTGGACGCGGACGTGTTGGCCAGCGAAGAGGTCGCAATTCCTTTCGTCGGTCCCGACAACAAAGCGGGCGCAAAGAAAGTCGGCGACTACCTGGCCGGCAAATTGTCCAGCGGCGACAAGGTGGCGATTCTCGAAGGCATTCGGACGTCGTTCAACGCCCAGCAACGACTGGCAGGCTTTGAATCGGCGATGCAGGCGGCCGGCATCGAGATCGTATCCAGCCAAAGTGCCGAGTGGGAGATGGCCAAGGCGAATTCGATCGCGGCATCGATTCTGAGCGAGCATCCGGACATCAAAGCGATTTTGGCCGCCAACGATTCGATGGCCTTGGGTGCGATCGCCGCGGTCAAATCCGCCGGCAAAGCGGGCGATGTGTTGGTCGTCGGCTTTGACAACATCTCGGCGGTGCAGCAGGCCATTCGCGACGGTAAGATCCTGGCCACGGCCGACCAGTACGGCGGCCAGTTGGCGGTTTTCGGAATCGAAACGGCGCTACAACTGATCAACGGCGAAACCGACGATCCCAGCGACGTCGAAACTCCGGTCGACCTGGTCACGGCGGAAACGCTGTGA
- the rbsK gene encoding ribokinase: MNNVSKPTIAVLGSINMDLVIRCDHLPKPGETVSAQSMTEVPGGKGANQAVAAARCGGAVRMIGCVGDDGFGQKLLANLIAESIDCDAVLKAESCESGLAIVNVENSGENAIIVIPGANARITPADVRRFENAINDCDVLMVQLETPQPTVLAGIQTAKRSGAKVILDPAPAATLGDGLLDVDLICPNESEATAIVGGRIETIDDAVAIAKQLHARGPAAVAITLGPRGTMLYDGARAELIESIEVDAVDTTAAGDAFAGALAVRWAETGSLRDAIAWANRAGALAASKRGAQPSLPQRTQIDAVCD, encoded by the coding sequence ATGAACAACGTGTCAAAGCCGACGATCGCTGTGTTAGGGTCCATCAATATGGATCTTGTGATTCGCTGTGATCATTTGCCGAAACCGGGTGAGACGGTGTCGGCGCAATCGATGACGGAAGTCCCCGGCGGCAAAGGGGCAAACCAAGCGGTCGCCGCAGCGCGATGCGGCGGCGCGGTTCGCATGATCGGCTGCGTCGGCGATGACGGGTTCGGTCAAAAACTACTCGCCAACCTGATTGCCGAGTCGATCGATTGCGACGCGGTGTTGAAAGCCGAATCCTGTGAATCGGGTCTCGCAATCGTCAACGTCGAAAACAGCGGGGAGAACGCGATCATCGTGATCCCGGGGGCGAACGCGCGGATCACCCCCGCAGACGTCCGTCGCTTTGAAAACGCCATCAACGATTGTGATGTCTTGATGGTGCAACTGGAAACGCCCCAGCCGACGGTGCTGGCGGGAATCCAAACCGCCAAACGTTCGGGGGCCAAAGTGATCTTGGATCCCGCGCCGGCGGCGACACTCGGCGACGGATTGCTGGACGTCGATCTGATCTGTCCCAACGAATCCGAAGCCACGGCGATCGTCGGCGGCCGGATCGAGACGATCGATGATGCCGTGGCGATTGCCAAACAGTTGCACGCCCGCGGACCGGCCGCGGTCGCGATCACCTTGGGGCCGCGCGGCACGATGTTGTACGACGGCGCGAGGGCCGAACTGATCGAGTCGATCGAGGTCGATGCCGTCGACACCACGGCCGCCGGCGACGCCTTTGCCGGCGCCCTGGCGGTCCGATGGGCCGAAACCGGTTCACTTCGCGACGCGATAGCGTGGGCCAATCGGGCCGGAGCCCTGGCGGCGTCCAAGCGGGGCGCCCAACCGAGTTTACCGCAGAGAACACAAATCGATGCGGTGTGCGATTGA
- a CDS encoding LacI family DNA-binding transcriptional regulator, giving the protein MPAKPVTLKNVAERAGVSVSTASRALNGQARKYRISPTTEKAVRKVADDLGFQASQVARSLRLKRSGLIGVIVPDVSNPFFASIARQVSLGVEASGFSVLLGDSREETAIEQRLARQLRAKQVEALLVCPVGVRCDHLIDVDRSGLPVVVVDRVFEEIELPCVTSDNLRAARELAEVLIHAGHRKIGVLSGVRESLPAKTRLQGLKDAAEQAGFAIDPSYVAGDAFTEQSGYQATRELLDRHPDLTAIFAMCNPAAIGAIRALTECGYTVPHDCSVVAFDDHPSADLMKTPLTVAVQDISRLGRLATDVLLRRLGLQPSGHGVDATASSSSVRAVNARSNSDRWQVPTTLLERASVAEPCR; this is encoded by the coding sequence GTGCCCGCCAAACCCGTGACACTGAAGAACGTCGCCGAGCGCGCCGGTGTCAGCGTTTCGACGGCCTCACGGGCACTCAACGGCCAAGCTCGCAAGTATCGGATCAGCCCGACGACCGAAAAAGCGGTTCGCAAAGTCGCCGACGACCTGGGATTCCAAGCCAGTCAGGTCGCGCGTTCGCTGCGGCTGAAACGCAGCGGGCTGATCGGGGTGATCGTCCCCGACGTCTCGAACCCGTTTTTTGCCTCCATCGCCCGCCAAGTCTCTTTGGGCGTCGAAGCGTCGGGATTCTCGGTCTTGCTGGGCGATAGCCGTGAAGAAACTGCGATCGAGCAGCGGTTGGCCCGGCAACTGCGTGCCAAGCAGGTCGAAGCGTTGCTGGTTTGTCCGGTCGGTGTCCGCTGCGACCATCTGATCGACGTCGATCGGTCCGGGTTGCCGGTGGTGGTGGTCGATCGTGTGTTCGAAGAGATCGAGTTGCCTTGCGTGACGTCGGACAATCTTCGGGCGGCGCGCGAGTTGGCGGAGGTCTTGATTCATGCCGGTCATCGCAAGATCGGCGTGTTGTCGGGCGTCCGCGAAAGCTTGCCGGCGAAAACGCGTTTGCAAGGGTTAAAGGACGCTGCCGAGCAAGCCGGGTTCGCGATCGACCCGTCGTACGTGGCGGGCGACGCGTTCACCGAACAATCCGGCTATCAGGCGACGCGGGAACTGTTGGATCGCCACCCCGATCTGACCGCGATCTTTGCGATGTGCAATCCGGCCGCGATCGGTGCCATCCGAGCGCTCACCGAGTGTGGCTACACGGTTCCCCACGACTGTTCGGTCGTCGCGTTTGATGATCATCCCTCGGCAGACCTGATGAAAACACCGCTGACCGTCGCGGTCCAGGACATTTCACGTCTCGGCCGACTGGCCACGGACGTGTTGCTGAGACGTTTGGGGCTTCAGCCGAGCGGTCACGGCGTTGATGCGACCGCGTCATCGTCGAGCGTTCGAGCCGTCAACGCGAGATCGAATTCAGACCGCTGGCAGGTTCCCACCACGCTGCTTGAGCGGGCCTCCGTCGCGGAACCGTGTCGCTAA
- the hisA gene encoding 1-(5-phosphoribosyl)-5-[(5-phosphoribosylamino)methylideneamino]imidazole-4-carboxamide isomerase, translating to MEIWPAIDLRHGKPVRLRQGDYDRKTVFGDDPVEFAVQWQQAGAKRLHLVDLDAARGDDPTANRDAVARIVAATGLPCQMGGGVRDQAAIEALLDLGLARLVVGSAALKQPEWFASMCDAFPGKLAAGIDARDGMVATDGWLETSSTPAIDLAQDLRRRTANIAAIIYTDIARDGMMSGPNFDGLRDMADATDIPLVASGGVTTYEDVKKLVEMNMPAAIVGRSIYDGVMQLEQVIAIAGDS from the coding sequence ATGGAAATCTGGCCTGCGATCGATCTGCGTCATGGAAAACCGGTCCGTTTGCGGCAAGGCGACTACGACCGCAAAACGGTCTTTGGAGACGACCCGGTGGAATTTGCCGTGCAGTGGCAACAGGCCGGCGCCAAGCGTCTGCACCTGGTGGATTTGGACGCGGCCCGGGGCGATGACCCGACGGCCAATCGTGACGCGGTCGCGCGGATCGTTGCGGCGACCGGCTTGCCATGCCAGATGGGGGGCGGGGTACGTGACCAGGCTGCGATCGAGGCCCTGCTGGACTTGGGGTTGGCTCGCTTGGTGGTCGGATCGGCGGCGCTGAAGCAACCCGAGTGGTTTGCGTCGATGTGTGACGCGTTTCCTGGAAAGCTGGCCGCGGGCATCGACGCCCGCGACGGCATGGTGGCGACCGACGGCTGGTTGGAAACCAGTTCCACCCCCGCGATCGACCTGGCCCAAGACTTGCGCCGGCGAACCGCCAACATCGCCGCGATCATTTACACCGACATCGCACGCGACGGCATGATGAGCGGCCCGAACTTTGACGGGCTGCGGGACATGGCGGACGCGACCGACATCCCGCTGGTGGCCAGCGGCGGCGTGACGACGTACGAGGACGTGAAGAAGTTGGTCGAAATGAACATGCCGGCGGCAATCGTGGGGCGATCGATTTATGATGGGGTGATGCAACTGGAACAAGTCATTGCGATCGCCGGAGACAGCTGA